The Jiangella alba genome includes the window TGGTCCAGCAGCGCCTTCAGACCGCGCGGCACGGTGAAGTTGTCGCTGTCGCGCAGGTAGATCAGTGGCCGCATGAGGTCCGTCCACGCCGCCTGGAACTCGAAGATCAGCGTGATGATCAGGGCCGGTTTGCACAGCGGCATCGCGATGCGGGTGAAGATCCGCCAGTTGTTCGCGCCGTCGATCTTCGCCGCGTCGAAGAGCTCCCGTGGCAACCCGAGGAAGAACTGTCTGAGCAGGAAGATGTAGAACGCGCTGCCGAACAGGTTCTGCGCCCACAGCGGCGTGAGCGTGTCGACCATGCCGAGGCTGTTCCAGATGAGGAACTGCGGGATCATCGTCACAGCGCCGGGCAGCATCATGGTCGCCAGCACGATGCCGAACAGGAAGTTGCGGCCGCGGAACCGGAAGTACGAGAACCCCCACGCGACCATCGCGCTGCTGATCGTCACCGTCACCGCGGCCAGCACCGTCACCAGGACGGTGTTCCACAACCACAGCGCCATCGGCGCCTCGTGCCAGACGTCCAGGTAGTTCTGGAAGGTGAACGTCTCCGGGAAGAGCTTGTTGTCGAAGACCTCGCCGCGTGGCTTGAACGACGCGCTGAGCAGCCAGATGAACGGGTAGATGAAGACCAGCGTGGCCAGGATCAGCGCCGTCCAGATCAGCGCCTTGACCGGCGTGATCCGGCGGCGGCGCCGGGCCGGCTTCCGGGCGGTCTCCGGCTCGGCCGGTGCGTCGAGCCGCGTGTCTGCCGTCATCGCTGCTCACCCTCGTAGTAGACGAACCGCCGGCTGACCTTGATCTGGATCGCGGTGAAGATCATGATGATCACGAACAGCAGCCAGGCCATCGCCGAGGCGTAGCCCATGTTCAGGAACTCGAACGCCTGGCGGAACAGGTAGATCACGTAGAACAGCGCCGCGTCGTTGCTGTAGGTCGTGTTGCCCGACCCGAAGAACGCCGTATACGCCTCGGTGAAGGTCTGGAACCCGGCGATGGTGTTGACGATGAAGATGAAGAACAGCGCGCCGCTGATCATCGGGACGGTGATCTTCCGGGTCTGCTGCCACCAGCCGGCGCCGTCGACCTTCGCGGAGTCGTAGAGCTCCTGCGGCACGTTGCGCAGCGCCGCCAGCAGGATGATCACCGACGACCCGACCGACCACAGGCTCATCAGGATCAGGCCGGGCTTCACCCAGTTCGGGTCCGTCGTCCACGCCGGCCCGTCGATGCCGAACCAGCCGAGCACCCCGTTGATCATCCCCTCCTGCCCGTTGAACAGCAGCAGGAGCAGGATCCCGACGGCAACCGGCGGCGTCATCTTCGGCAGGAAGAACGCCGTGCGGAAGAACCCGGACGCCCGCCCGGCCTTGTCCAGCAGCAGTGCGAGCGCCAGCGACACCACGCAGTACAGCGGCACCTGGATGACCGTGAAGATGAACGTGTTCCACAGCGCCGTCCTGATCTTCGGGTCGCGGAACAGCTCCTCGTAGTTCTCCAGCCCGACGAAGTTCGGGCTGTTGATCACGTCGTAGTCGGTCAGCGACAGATAGCCGCTGTAGATGATCGGCCACAGCGTGAAGATCAGGAACCCGACGATCCACGGGCTGATGAACAGCAGCGCCGCACGCGTCTCCCGCCGGCGGCTGATGCGGCGTGCCCGGGCCGCTCGGTCGTCACCGAGCGGCCCGGACGCGTTGACCTGCGTGGACGCCAAGGCGTCAGCCCTCTTCCCGCTCGTCCCAGGTCGACCACGCCTCGTCCAGCACCTTCTGTGCTTCGTCCTGGGCCTGGGCCAGGGCGTCCGCGGGCTCCTGCTGCCCGTTGAGGACGCGGTTGACGGCGTCCTGCCAGGCGGTCTTGAACTCCGCGTCGGCCGGGTTGGCCGGCAGCGTGAACGTGTGGTCGTTGGCGTCGTAGGTGGCCTGGACCGCCGCGTCCCACTTGGCGTCGCCGCTGGGCGTGACGAACTGGTCCTGGATCTGCTGGTCCGCCTCTGCGTTGCCGGTGAGCAGGCCGGTGAACGGCTTGCCCTCGGCCTCGCGCAGATCGACGCGGGCCTGTGCGGCGGCGATCCAGCTGTCGGTCTCGGTCATCGTCTTGATGAACCGGCAGGCCGCCTCGGGGTTCTCGCTGCCCTTCGGGATCGCCCACGCCGAGCCCGACGCGTACGCCAGCGGCTCGCCCTCGCGGTCACGGACGGTGTCGAAGGCCATCGGCGCGTCCGGCGAGACGTCGTTGAGCACGTTGACGTACCACTGCTCCATCGGCATCGCACCGAGCACGTTGGTGGCGAACTGGTTGCCCGCGCCGAAGAAGTCGGCGGAGTCGCGGTACGCCTTCACCGTGCCGAAGCCGCCCTGGGCGTCGTAGATGCCGACGGCCCACTCCAGCGCCTCGACCACCTTCGGGTCGTCCAGCTGTGCCGTCCGGCCGTCCTCGGAGAGCAGGTCGGCGCCGTTGGCCCTGGCCCACAGCGGCAGGAACTCGGGCAGCTTGCTGTCGTAGCCGATGACGGACAGCGAACCGCCGCTGCCGACGTACATCGCCTGGTTGGCGGCGGTGATCGCGTCCCAGTCCGAGCCGTTGACGTCGTCGAGCGTCAGGCCGGCGGCGGCCAGCAGATCGGCGTTGGCCTGGGTGATCTGCACCTGGTTGAACTCCGGAATGCCGTAGATGCTGCCGTCGAAGGTCACCTGGTTCAGCGCCGGCTCGCGGTAGATGGAGGTGTCGATGCCCTCGCCGTCGATGCATGCGTCGAGCGGGATGATCGCGCCGCGGGAGGCGAAGGTGCCGATCTGGTCGCGGTTCGCGTAGACCAGCTCCGGTGGCTCGCCGCTGGCGATGGCCGACAGGAACTGCTGAATGTCGAGGTCGCCCTCGATCAGCTTGACCGTCGCCGGAGCGATGGCCGCGTTGGCGAGGTCGACGCGGGTCTGGCCGATCTCGTCGCCGGCGCCGAACCCCATGACGTCGAGCTCACCGCTCAGTTCCGCTTCGGGGTCGAACGTGGTGCCGCTGCCACCGGTCTCGTCGTCGGACGAGTCGCTGGTGCCCTGAGCGCACCCGGCGAACACCAGGCCGGCCGTCAGCGCCAGTGCGCTCCACCTGACGGCTGCTGTCTTCATGGACCGTCCTCCACTCCAGAGGGAGGCGCCGGCGAGCGGCGCCCGAACGTCTGCAGCGACGTCCAGGAGGGAGCGTCGCGTTGTCCGCAGGTACGCGCCGTTCCGGCCTGATGCCGGAAGACGGCTGGCTCCGCGCCCGATGTGGCATCGTTGCCATGTGAGAACGTACCCACACTCGTCCATGCCGTCAACGGCTCTGGCTTAACGAAACGGATACGCACGGTTCCTCCGCAGGTCAGGCCGGTGTCGTCAGCGCGACGAGGCGGCGCGCCGCCAGCTCTGGCGACGTGAGCACCGGGGTCGCCGTGACGCCCACCTGTGTCGCCGCGGCGGCCATCGACGCCTGCGCCAGGACGACGACGTCGACGCGTCCGTCCCACCGCCGGATCGCCGCCTCCGTGGTCCCGGGCCCGTCCACCAGTTCGGCCTCGACGGTGACGGTGCGGCCGGCCTGGTGCGCGCTGCGGTGCAGCAGCCGCTCGGTCGGGCCGAGCGTCGAGTCGACCGTCGCGAGGACGGCGACCCGGCCGCCGTCGCCGGCCAGCTCGACGGCGCGGTCGGCCATCCCCTGGTCGACCCGCAGCACCGGGAGGTCCGGCTCCGGCACCTGCTCGGTCGCCTCGCCCAGCGTCGAGCAGGTCACGAGGACGCCCGCGACGCCGCGGCCACGCAGGTGGGCGACGTGCGCGGCGAGCCGCTCGACGACCTCGGGACCGACACCGCCGGCCAGCGCAGTCCGGAGCAACCACGGGTCGACGACGTGAATCGGCTCGACGTCCGCCGGCGCCGCCTCCGTCACGAGGTCGTGGAACGTCGCCGCCAGCGCCGGGACGGTGTGGACCAGCCCGAGCCGGGTCACGCCGTCCACCAGGGCGTCGCGTGCTCGTCGACGATCTCGGTGAGCCGCCGCAGCCGGGGCGCCGAGCGCGCCGCCAGTTCCGTCAGCGGGCCGCCGACCACGTCGCTCCACAGCGCCCGGCCGGCCAGGAACCCGGAAGCGCCGGCCCGGCAGGCGGCCTCGACCGCGGCAGCGAAGCGGTCCTGCCGCACGCCCTGCGACAGCACCACCCACGGCCCGGTGACGGCGTCGTCGAGCGCCCGGCAGGCGTCCAGCAGCGTGGCCGGATCACCCTCGCCGGCGCTCGGCACCTGCGCCTTGTACAGGCTCGGGCCCAGCGGCGACAACTCGCGGGCGGCTTCGGCGATCGCCGCGTTCAGGTCCCACGTGCCGCGGTCGAGCTCGGCCGGGGTGGCCCGCACGACCGGTTCCAGGACGGACAGCACGCCGCGCTTCCGGGCCCGTTCGACGAACTCCTGCGCCAGCGCCACGCGCCGCTCGCGCAGCTCGTCCCGGCGCCAGATGACCAGCAGCTTCACGGCGGCGACGCCGTCCAGGTCGCTGCCCTCGCCGACGAACCCGGGGTCGAGCGCGGTCTCCTCGACCGGCCCGCCGTCCTCCTGCGTCAGGTCGTCGACGGCGAGGATCAGCCCGCAGCCGTCCGGCAGCAGCTGGCTGCCGCGCAGCTGGTCGAAACCGTAGCGGCGGTCGATCAGGAAGCCCGACGCCAGCGGACCGAGCTCGCGCGCGACCGCCAGCTTGAACGCCGTCAGCACGTCGTCATGCGGCCGCCCGGCGCCCGCGTCGTCGAACATCGTGCGCAGGCTCTCGCGCTGATCCATCGCGACCATGGCGAGACCGCCGCCGGGCCGGGCCAGCGCGTCGAGAGTGGGTGGGGTCATGCACTGAGTTTGTTCGAACTCTCACAAATTATGCAAGGAGTGTTGGATCCTTGACATTCGGTGCGGCGGACGGGTTGGCTGGGGGCGTGCGCTACACCGACGCGCCGCGCCGTCGCGACGAGCTGCTGCGACGCCTGCGGACGACCGGCTACCTGTCCGCGGCCCACGCGGCGGCCGACCTGGACGTCTCGGAGATGACGATCCGGCGCGACCTGCGGCAGCTCGAGGTCGACGGGGTCGCCGTGCGGGTCACCGGCGGCGCGCGGCTGCCCGACGGCGACGGTGTGCCGTTCGAGCTGCGCGCGGACCGCTCCGCCGCGGGGAAGGCCGCGGTGGCCCGGGCGGTGGCGAAGCTGCTGCCGGACGGTGCGACGGTGGCGCTGGACTCCGGAACGACGGTCGCCCGGCTGGCCGAGCTACTGCCCGCCGGGCTCACCGTCGTCACGCATTCAGTGCCGGTCGTGACGGTGTGCGCGGCGCGGCCGGACCTGCGGCTGATCGGGCTCGGCGGGGTCTTCAACCCGGCGACACGGTCGTTCGGCGGGCCGGCGGTGCGTGCCGCGTTGTCGGACATCGTGGTGGACGTCGCTGTGCTGTCGGCGACCGCAGTCGGGCCGTCCGGCGTGTTCTGCGCCGACCCGTACGACGCCGAGACGAAGCGTGCGCTGGCCGCGGCGGCGCGGTCGGTCGTCGTGGCGGCCGACGGGTCCAAGCTGGCGGCGCGGGCGCCGATCCGGTTCGCGTCCTTGGAATCCGTGTCGACGCTGGTCACCGACGCGTCCGCGGATGTCGCGGCGGTCCGGGCTGCGGGGGCGCGGGTGATCCAGGCGTGACGGTGCTGCGGCTCGGCGTCGTGGCCGACGACGTGACCGGCGCCTGCGACCTCGCCGGCGTCGTGACGGCGGCCGGCCTGCCCGCGTCGGTACTGTTCGGCCCGCCGTCGCCGTCGGACGTGCCCCCGGACGGCGCCGAGTGTGTCGTCGTCGCGCTGCGGACCCGGACGGCGCCGGTCGCCTCCGCCGTCGCAGAGTCGGTGGCGGCCGGGCGGTGGCTGCTCTCGCATGGAGCTCAGCGGCTGTACCAGAAGTACTGCTCGACGTTCGATTCGACGGCCGCCGGGAACATCGGGCCGATCGCCGACGCGCTGGCCGGGCTGGTGGGTGGGCGATCCGTCGGCACACCGGCCACGCCCGCCGTCGGCCGGACCGTCTACCAGGGCCACCTCTTCGTCGACGGGCGACTGCTGTCGGAGTCGCCGCTACGCGACCACCCGCTGACCCCGATGACCAACGCCGACCTCGTGCGGCTGCTCTCGGCCCAGACGCCGCGGCCGGTCGGGCTCGTGCGCTGGCCCTCCGCGGGGGTCGCGGGGTTCTCGGCTGCTGAGCATGTGCTGCTGGACGCCCTCACCGACGCCGACCTCGACCGTCACGCCGCTCTCCTCGCCGACGGCCCCGACCTCCTCGGCGGCGCGTCCGGCCTGGCCGGCGCGCTGGCCCGGCACTGGGCCGCGCTGGCGCCGTCACCGCCGTCGCGGCCCGAGACCCGGCGCAGTGCGCCCTCCGCTGCCGCCTCTGCTGGCAACTCCCGTCCCGACAAGGCCCATCCCGACGTAGCTCGTCCCGACATAGCTCGTCCCGACAAGGCCCGCACCGACGTAGCTCGTCCCGACGACGCCCGCACCGACATAACTCGTCCCGACAGTGCCCATCCCGACAGTGCCCATCCCGACGACGCCCGCCCCGACATAGCTCGCCCCGACGACGCCCGTTCCGTCAACGTCGGTTCCGGCGACAGTGACACCCCGCCCGGCCGGGTGGGAGGCCCACCCTACGGGCGGGCACCGACACACTCCGCCGCGACGACCCGGCCACCTCTGGTTTCGGCGCCGCAGGCCGGGTCGCTGCGGACGCCGGGTGACTGGCCGGTGCTGCCACCGGGCGGCCGTGTCGTGCTGGCGGGCAGTTGCTCCGCGCGGACCCGCGAGCAGATCGCCGCGTTCGACGGGCCGGTCATCCGGATTGCCGTCGGCGACCTCGCAGCCGACTCCGCCGCCGATCCGGCGGCCGGCACAGCCACCGGCACCGCAGCCCATCACGGGCCCGACCCAGCCACCGGCACCGCAGCCCACCACAGGCCCGACGCGACCACCGACGCGGCCACCGGCACCGCAGCCGACCGCGTGGCCGGCCCAGCCCGCGCCGTCACGATCGCCGTCGGCGAGGCATTGGCGGCACTCCCCAAAGGTCCGGTCGTCGTCACAACCTCGCTGCCGCCCGAGGAACTGCGCGCCGTCCAGGAACGACACGGCCGGGACCGGGGCGCGGCGTTGGCCGAGCGGGCCCTCGCCGCCGTCGCAAGCGCGCTCGCCGACGCGGGCGTGCGCCGGTTCCTCGTCGCCGGCGGCGAGACGTCCGGCGC containing:
- a CDS encoding carbohydrate ABC transporter permease, coding for MTADTRLDAPAEPETARKPARRRRRITPVKALIWTALILATLVFIYPFIWLLSASFKPRGEVFDNKLFPETFTFQNYLDVWHEAPMALWLWNTVLVTVLAAVTVTISSAMVAWGFSYFRFRGRNFLFGIVLATMMLPGAVTMIPQFLIWNSLGMVDTLTPLWAQNLFGSAFYIFLLRQFFLGLPRELFDAAKIDGANNWRIFTRIAMPLCKPALIITLIFEFQAAWTDLMRPLIYLRDSDNFTVPRGLKALLDQYGFGGEWHWEIVVTASVITTIPMIILFFLGQRHFVQGIATTGSKG
- a CDS encoding ABC transporter permease subunit produces the protein MSRRRETRAALLFISPWIVGFLIFTLWPIIYSGYLSLTDYDVINSPNFVGLENYEELFRDPKIRTALWNTFIFTVIQVPLYCVVSLALALLLDKAGRASGFFRTAFFLPKMTPPVAVGILLLLLFNGQEGMINGVLGWFGIDGPAWTTDPNWVKPGLILMSLWSVGSSVIILLAALRNVPQELYDSAKVDGAGWWQQTRKITVPMISGALFFIFIVNTIAGFQTFTEAYTAFFGSGNTTYSNDAALFYVIYLFRQAFEFLNMGYASAMAWLLFVIIMIFTAIQIKVSRRFVYYEGEQR
- a CDS encoding extracellular solute-binding protein gives rise to the protein MKTAAVRWSALALTAGLVFAGCAQGTSDSSDDETGGSGTTFDPEAELSGELDVMGFGAGDEIGQTRVDLANAAIAPATVKLIEGDLDIQQFLSAIASGEPPELVYANRDQIGTFASRGAIIPLDACIDGEGIDTSIYREPALNQVTFDGSIYGIPEFNQVQITQANADLLAAAGLTLDDVNGSDWDAITAANQAMYVGSGGSLSVIGYDSKLPEFLPLWARANGADLLSEDGRTAQLDDPKVVEALEWAVGIYDAQGGFGTVKAYRDSADFFGAGNQFATNVLGAMPMEQWYVNVLNDVSPDAPMAFDTVRDREGEPLAYASGSAWAIPKGSENPEAACRFIKTMTETDSWIAAAQARVDLREAEGKPFTGLLTGNAEADQQIQDQFVTPSGDAKWDAAVQATYDANDHTFTLPANPADAEFKTAWQDAVNRVLNGQQEPADALAQAQDEAQKVLDEAWSTWDEREEG
- a CDS encoding DeoR/GlpR family DNA-binding transcription regulator is translated as MRYTDAPRRRDELLRRLRTTGYLSAAHAAADLDVSEMTIRRDLRQLEVDGVAVRVTGGARLPDGDGVPFELRADRSAAGKAAVARAVAKLLPDGATVALDSGTTVARLAELLPAGLTVVTHSVPVVTVCAARPDLRLIGLGGVFNPATRSFGGPAVRAALSDIVVDVAVLSATAVGPSGVFCADPYDAETKRALAAAARSVVVAADGSKLAARAPIRFASLESVSTLVTDASADVAAVRAAGARVIQA
- a CDS encoding four-carbon acid sugar kinase family protein; translation: MTVLRLGVVADDVTGACDLAGVVTAAGLPASVLFGPPSPSDVPPDGAECVVVALRTRTAPVASAVAESVAAGRWLLSHGAQRLYQKYCSTFDSTAAGNIGPIADALAGLVGGRSVGTPATPAVGRTVYQGHLFVDGRLLSESPLRDHPLTPMTNADLVRLLSAQTPRPVGLVRWPSAGVAGFSAAEHVLLDALTDADLDRHAALLADGPDLLGGASGLAGALARHWAALAPSPPSRPETRRSAPSAAASAGNSRPDKAHPDVARPDIARPDKARTDVARPDDARTDITRPDSAHPDSAHPDDARPDIARPDDARSVNVGSGDSDTPPGRVGGPPYGRAPTHSAATTRPPLVSAPQAGSLRTPGDWPVLPPGGRVVLAGSCSARTREQIAAFDGPVIRIAVGDLAADSAADPAAGTATGTAAHHGPDPATGTAAHHRPDATTDAATGTAADRVAGPARAVTIAVGEALAALPKGPVVVTTSLPPEELRAVQERHGRDRGAALAERALAAVASALADAGVRRFLVAGGETSGAVTEALGIRQVRIGAQVAPGVPWTVSTGPRPVALLLKSGNFGPPDLFTTAWEVGP